A single genomic interval of Sinorhizobium garamanticum harbors:
- the leuA gene encoding 2-isopropylmalate synthase, which translates to MILKSHSIKTGMPEAAVKYQPYPQIALTERTWPSKTITQAPIWCSVDLRDGNQALVDPMGHDRKARMFHLLLDMGFKEIEIGFPSASQTDFDFARWCVEEGNVPADVSLQVLVQCRPELIARTFEALRGAHQPIVHFYNSTSELQRRVVFGKDVAGIKQIATDAAKMITDMAAKAGGGYRFEYSPESFTGTELEVALEICNAVTEVVRPTPDNKLIINLPSTVEMATPNIYADQIEWMCRNLDNRENLIISLHPHNDRGTGIAATELGLMAGADRVEGTLFGNGERTGNVDVVTLALNMFTQGVDPKLDCSDIERIKEVYEYSNQMVIPERHPYVGELVYTAFSGSHQDAINKGMKAIKQANKPLWEVPYLPIDPRDVGRSYEAIIRINSQSGKGGIAYILQEDYGINLPRNLQVEFREDIQRITDEEGKELPSKRIHARFLERYVEQPNARLKFVDHHTYPVGEHKGLRVVAAEITDRGETKRIEGKGTGPIDGFINALSIYLGIELSVADYSEHSLQHGSNAAAIAYVEVEYPGGKLFGVGINTNIVAASLEAIVSAANRVPEMKAV; encoded by the coding sequence ATGATTCTGAAATCGCATTCCATCAAGACCGGCATGCCCGAGGCGGCGGTGAAATATCAGCCTTACCCGCAGATCGCGCTGACGGAGCGGACGTGGCCATCCAAGACCATCACGCAAGCGCCGATCTGGTGCTCGGTGGATCTGCGCGACGGCAATCAGGCGCTGGTCGATCCGATGGGGCACGACCGCAAGGCGCGCATGTTCCATTTGCTGCTCGACATGGGTTTCAAGGAAATCGAGATTGGCTTCCCGTCCGCCTCGCAGACCGATTTCGACTTCGCACGCTGGTGCGTGGAGGAGGGCAATGTCCCCGCCGACGTGTCGTTGCAGGTGCTTGTGCAATGCCGGCCGGAATTGATCGCCCGCACGTTCGAGGCACTCCGTGGTGCGCACCAGCCGATCGTACATTTCTATAACTCAACCAGTGAGTTGCAGCGCCGCGTGGTGTTCGGCAAGGACGTCGCCGGCATCAAACAGATCGCGACCGATGCCGCCAAGATGATCACCGACATGGCCGCGAAGGCCGGCGGCGGCTATCGCTTCGAATATTCGCCGGAAAGCTTCACGGGCACCGAGCTCGAAGTGGCGCTGGAGATCTGCAACGCGGTCACCGAAGTCGTCAGGCCGACGCCGGACAACAAGCTGATCATCAATCTGCCCTCGACCGTCGAGATGGCGACACCGAACATCTATGCCGACCAGATCGAGTGGATGTGCCGAAATCTCGACAACCGCGAGAACCTGATCATCTCGCTGCATCCGCACAACGATCGCGGCACCGGCATTGCTGCCACCGAACTGGGTCTGATGGCTGGCGCTGACCGCGTCGAGGGGACACTCTTCGGCAATGGCGAACGCACTGGCAACGTCGATGTGGTGACGCTGGCTTTGAACATGTTCACGCAAGGGGTCGACCCCAAGCTCGACTGCTCGGACATCGAGCGGATCAAGGAAGTCTACGAATATTCAAACCAGATGGTCATTCCCGAGCGCCACCCTTACGTCGGCGAACTCGTCTACACGGCTTTCTCCGGGTCGCATCAGGACGCGATCAACAAGGGGATGAAGGCGATCAAGCAGGCCAACAAGCCGCTCTGGGAAGTGCCCTATCTGCCGATCGACCCGCGTGACGTCGGCCGCAGCTACGAGGCGATCATCCGCATCAATTCCCAGTCCGGCAAGGGCGGCATCGCCTATATCCTGCAGGAAGACTACGGCATCAACCTGCCGCGCAACCTGCAGGTCGAGTTCCGCGAGGACATCCAGCGCATCACCGACGAAGAGGGCAAGGAACTGCCGTCGAAGCGCATCCATGCCCGTTTCCTCGAGCGCTATGTGGAGCAGCCCAACGCGCGGCTGAAATTCGTCGACCACCACACCTATCCGGTCGGTGAGCACAAGGGCCTGCGTGTCGTTGCCGCCGAAATCACCGACAGGGGTGAGACCAAGCGGATCGAGGGCAAGGGCACGGGCCCGATCGACGGCTTCATCAATGCGCTGTCGATCTATCTCGGCATCGAGCTTTCGGTGGCCGACTATTCGGAACACTCGCTGCAGCATGGTTCGAATGCCGCGGCCATTGCCTATGTCGAGGTCGAATATCCCGGCGGCAAGCTGTTCGGCGTTGGAATCAACACCAATATCGTCGCTGCCTCGCTGGAAGCGATTGTCTCGGCGGCCAACCGGGTGCCGGAGATGAAGGCGGTATAA
- a CDS encoding anti-sigma factor family protein codes for MQQTTGQALEVRLSAYIDDELGDAERAELDALLARDEDAKVMLDKLKAGSAFGNKAFEDFLHDPVPLALVRQIKQGSGINPRSERVATANLPARTIRVWPRALAAAMALLLLGGAAGFLAGSAHYVAEPESAASARPWIDEIADYHRIYSRQKEHLVEAPASDGPKIEAWLASSVGVGFKTPDLASKGLTFEGARLLVVDGKPVGQLVYRDREGDIYAICFLKGGEEPQTDQFREDIRDNLGLVSWQKGDASLVVVGPSADAGLRELAEAVAASI; via the coding sequence TTGCAGCAGACGACAGGTCAAGCGCTTGAAGTTCGGTTGTCCGCCTATATCGACGACGAGCTCGGCGACGCCGAGAGAGCCGAACTCGATGCTTTGCTTGCCCGTGACGAGGACGCCAAGGTCATGCTCGATAAGCTGAAGGCCGGCAGTGCCTTTGGCAACAAGGCGTTCGAGGACTTTCTCCATGACCCGGTGCCGCTGGCGCTAGTGCGCCAGATCAAGCAGGGATCCGGCATCAATCCGAGATCCGAGCGCGTCGCGACGGCAAACCTGCCGGCGCGGACGATTCGCGTCTGGCCGCGAGCCTTGGCCGCGGCCATGGCGCTATTGCTTCTCGGCGGTGCCGCGGGGTTCCTCGCCGGCAGCGCGCATTACGTCGCCGAGCCCGAAAGCGCCGCCTCCGCGCGCCCGTGGATAGATGAGATCGCCGACTATCATCGCATCTATTCCCGGCAGAAGGAGCACCTCGTCGAGGCGCCTGCATCGGACGGGCCGAAGATCGAGGCCTGGCTCGCCTCCAGCGTCGGCGTCGGCTTCAAGACCCCGGATCTCGCAAGCAAGGGTCTCACCTTCGAGGGTGCAAGGCTGTTGGTGGTTGACGGCAAGCCCGTTGGCCAGCTCGTTTACCGCGATCGCGAGGGCGATATCTACGCGATCTGCTTCCTCAAGGGTGGCGAGGAGCCGCAAACGGACCAGTTCCGCGAGGACATCCGCGACAACCTCGGACTGGTCTCCTGGCAGAAAGGCGATGCATCGCTCGTGGTCGTCGGCCCGTCTGCGGATGCCGGGCTCCGCGAGCTCGCAGAAGCCGTGGCGGCGAGCATTTGA
- a CDS encoding RNA polymerase sigma factor encodes MRPAAETKDFRRDLVSLLPKLRRFALTLTRNANDADDLVQVVCERAIARSHLWHGEGRLESWVYAMTRNLWVDEVRKRKVRAGGAAVDIFDQSELRVEAVAEKAVYANQLQKMILSMPEGLASVFLLINVEGHSYRETADILGVPIGTVMSRLSTARLRLAAMLSENTERRA; translated from the coding sequence ATGCGCCCAGCGGCAGAGACGAAAGACTTCAGACGGGATTTGGTCAGCCTGCTGCCCAAGTTGCGCCGCTTTGCGCTGACGCTGACGCGCAACGCCAATGATGCCGATGACCTCGTTCAGGTGGTTTGCGAGCGGGCCATCGCACGCAGCCACTTGTGGCATGGGGAAGGCCGGCTGGAGAGCTGGGTCTATGCCATGACACGCAATCTCTGGGTCGATGAAGTCCGCAAGCGCAAGGTCCGCGCCGGCGGCGCAGCCGTCGACATTTTTGACCAGAGCGAGTTGCGCGTGGAGGCTGTTGCCGAAAAGGCGGTCTATGCCAACCAACTGCAGAAGATGATCCTTTCCATGCCGGAAGGCCTTGCCAGCGTCTTCCTGCTCATCAATGTCGAAGGTCACAGCTACCGCGAGACCGCAGATATCCTCGGCGTTCCGATCGGTACCGTGATGAGCAGGCTGTCCACCGCCCGCCTGCGGCTCGCCGCCATGCTGTCCGAGAATACCGAAAGGAGGGCCTGA
- a CDS encoding tetratricopeptide repeat protein — protein sequence MFRKTTFFVLTAFMASIAGQSAMAVGDTSEPPRKTKTSTQCKNGKIWDTRKGQCVNAKKSGLSDDVLFEAARELAYAGQYDNAIKVLEVVSDQRSARVLNYLGYANRKAGRMELGMQYYKRALQADENYVLARSYLGQALVEQGRIDEAKVQLVEIRDRGGENTWAYRALLQSLGGIRHHY from the coding sequence ATGTTCCGGAAGACGACTTTCTTTGTCCTTACTGCATTTATGGCTTCGATCGCCGGCCAGTCGGCCATGGCCGTCGGCGACACCAGCGAACCGCCGCGCAAGACCAAAACAAGCACCCAATGCAAGAACGGCAAGATCTGGGATACGCGCAAGGGCCAGTGCGTCAACGCGAAGAAGAGCGGCCTCAGCGACGACGTCCTGTTCGAAGCCGCACGCGAGCTTGCCTATGCCGGCCAGTACGACAATGCGATCAAGGTGCTAGAAGTCGTAAGCGACCAACGCAGTGCCCGCGTGCTCAACTATCTCGGCTACGCCAATCGCAAGGCCGGGCGCATGGAACTCGGCATGCAATACTACAAACGCGCGCTGCAGGCCGACGAGAACTACGTTCTCGCCCGGTCCTATCTCGGCCAGGCCCTGGTCGAGCAAGGACGGATCGACGAGGCCAAGGTGCAGCTCGTCGAGATTCGTGATCGTGGCGGCGAAAACACCTGGGCCTATAGGGCTCTGCTTCAATCCCTCGGCGGCATCCGTCATCATTACTGA